A single window of Zeugodacus cucurbitae isolate PBARC_wt_2022May chromosome X, idZeuCucr1.2, whole genome shotgun sequence DNA harbors:
- the LOC105219929 gene encoding ATP synthase subunit beta, mitochondrial, translating to MFAMRAISKSDKNLFPILCKTTRGLAAKAAGQVAAGANGKVVAVIGAVVDVQFDDDLPPILNALEVENRAPRLVLEVAQHLGENTVRTIAMDGTEGLVRGQKVLDTGYPIRIPVGAETLGRIINVIGEPIDERGPIPTNKSAPIHAEAPEFVEMSVEQEILVTGIKVVDLLAPYAKGGKIGLFGGAGVGKTVLIMELINNVAKAHGGYSVFAGVGERTREGNDLYNEMIESGVISLKDKTSKVALVYGQMNEPPGARARVALTGLTVAEYFRDQEGQDVLLFIDNIFRFTQAGSEVSALLGRIPSAVGYQPTLATDMGSMQERITTTKKGSITSVQAIYVPADDLTDPAPATTFAHLDATTVLSRAIAELGIYPAVDPLDSTSRIMDPNIIGQEHYNVARGVQKILQDYKSLQDIIAILGMDELSEEDKLTVARARKIQRFLSQPFQVAEVFTGHAGKLVPLEETIKGFTQILSGEYDHLPEVAFYMVGPIEEVVQKAERLAKEAA from the exons ATGTTCGCGATGAGGGCTATttcaaaatctgataaaaatctTTTCCCGATTTTATGTAAAACCA ctCGTGGTTTGGCTGCAAAAGCCGCAGGCCAAGTTGCTGCTGGGGCTAATGGCAAA GTTGTAGCTGTAATTGGTGCCGTTGTCGATGTACAGTTCGACGATGACTTGCCGCCAATTTTGAACGCTTTGGAAGTGGAAAATCGTGCTCCGCGCCTTGTGTTGGAAGTCGCTCAACATTTGGGTGAAAACACAGTGCGTACAATTGCTATGGATGGTACGGAGGGTCTGGTACGTGGACAAAAGGTTCTGGATACTGGTTACCCAATTCGTATCCCAGTTGGTGCTGAAACGTTGGGTCGTATCATTAATGTTATTG GTGAACCTATTGATGAACGTGGTCCGATTCCGACCAATAAGTCTGCACCTATTCACGCTGAAGCGCCAGAATTCGTTGAGATGTCTGTCGAACAAGAAATTCTGGTAACTGGCATTAAAGTTGTCGATTTATTAGCCCCTTATGCCAAGGGTGGCAAAATTGGTTTGTTCGGTGGTGCTGGTGTCGGCAAAACTGTATTGATTATGGAGCTGATTAATAATGTAGCTAAGGCTCATGGTGGTTATTCTGTATTCGCCGGTGTAGGCGAACGCACACGCGAAGGCAATGATTTGTATAATGAAATGATTGAGTCTGGTGTCATTTCATTGAAGGATAAGACATCGAAAGTCGCTTTGGTATATGGTCAAATGAATGAGCCCCCAGGCGCTCGTGCTCGAGTTGCCTTGACTGGGTTGACTGTTGCTGAATATTTCCGTGATCAGGAGGGACAAGATGTACTGCTTTTCATTGACAACATTTTCCGCTTCACCCAAGCTGGTTCAGAAGTGTCTGCTTTGTTAGGTCGTATTCCATCAGCTGTGGGTTACCAGCCAACATTGGCCACTGATATGGGTTCCATGCAGGAACGTATTACAACTACAAAGAAGGGTTCCATTACCTCCGTACAGGCTATTTACGTGCCGGCTGATGATTTGACCGATCCTGCTCCAGCAACAACATTTGCTCATTTGGATGCTACAACTGTATTATCGCGTGCCATTGCAGAATTGGGCATTTATCCCGCTGTGGATCCCTTGGATTCCACATCTCGTATTATGGACCCCAACATTATTGGCCAAGAGCATTACAACGTAGCTCGTGGTGTCCAGAAAATTTTGCAAGATTACAAATCTCTTCAGGATATTATTGCTATTTTGGGAATGGATGAGTTGTCTGAAGAAGACAAACTTACGGTTGCTCGCGCTCGCAAGATTCAACGTTTTCTGTCTCAACCATTCCAGGTCGCAGAAGTGTTTACTGGTCATGCTGGAAAACTAGTCCCATTGGAAGAAACTATCAAGGGATTCACTCAAATTTTGTCGGGAGAATACGATCATCTGCCTGAAGTCGCCTTCTATATGGTTGGACCAATCGAAGAAGTCGTGCAAAAGGCAGAACGCTTAGCTAAAGAAGCTGCCTAA